The Syngnathus typhle isolate RoL2023-S1 ecotype Sweden linkage group LG3, RoL_Styp_1.0, whole genome shotgun sequence genome window below encodes:
- the helz gene encoding probable helicase with zinc finger domain isoform X2: MADRRAEKSCEEASRSLVRRDYEAVVSHSTDTLAVLAPQIQSTGAPLSPNPPSGSLRNRALLYRIAAFLQLKKYDEADQDCKHVLAEDRTAGDSLLQASLNSMQLDGSLQDVASILSKALFGEPTNGIVAKDISRLKILFSEIEAIKKSEMAPEYTDDQEEEVQDGWQFRPPPRGVTSSEEYTLCKRYLEQGLCRYGAQCTSAHSQEELMEWQKRYASRLIRLKQQQESKHFTENYMETLIEKWMNSLSPEKVLSDCLEGVAVETSSSLSLTVTTKKSFHSWTFSLLCKPPRKLYRIALLYDAHRPHFSITGVSAGEQIQTVSAGSQEWTPQKETAVAADNGIDYCVYKVTVDFTTEIFGTFRQTIVFDFGSEPVLMQRIMVDAASIEDIEHLMAARQQLLMTAKRWDSSCKTLVGFTPNETMCDLERSLLSRYQIPLSADQLFTQSVLDKTLTRENYQARLHDLLYIEEIAQFKEVSKFNIKVSLQLVSSFMLTGISVGAKYAQNGQLFARFKLTKTLSEDTLAGRLVMTKVNSVLFLPLGLEGFSSQPPPPGVKERVYEAVIEEKTKEYIFLRICKDCCDELGLLPDRKLQVELQFQLNRLPLCEMHYALDRIKDSKDNSILFPDVSLVPTIPWSPNRQWDEQLDPRLNAKQKEAILAITTPVTIPLPPVLIIGPYGTGKTFTLAQAVKHILRQETSRVLICTHSNSAADLYIKDYLHPYVEAGNPHARPLRVYFRNRWVKTVHPVVQQYCLIANTQVTFKMPTRDDILRHRVVVVTLSTSQYLCQLDLEPGLFTHILLDEAAQAMECETIMPFALASSTTRIVLAGDHMQLSPFVYSEFARERNLHVSLLDRLYEHYPSEFPCRILLCENYRSHEAIINYTSELFYDGKLMASGKQPCHKDFYPLTFFTARGEDVQEKNSTAYYNNAEVFEIVERVEELRKKWPVAWGKLDEGSIGVVSPYSDQVFRIRAELRKKRMHEVSVERVLNVQGKQFRVLFLSTVRTRHTCKRKQTAIKRKEQLVEDSTEDLDYGFLSNYKLLNTAITRAQSLVAVVGDPIALCSVGRCRKFWEHFVSICHENSSLHGITFEQIKTQLEALELKKTYVLNPLAPEFIPRALRPLQGHPPSQALHPHHHPHPQHVQTSSTKQAQQQQQQQSPPKGKHANHTEHLPPEGYVQPNPAVLMGNPIQAFTPPVGAAPAGLGKSPSPVQRIDPHTGASILYVPAVYGGNMVMPVPLPLPWPSYQNRFAVDPRIMSHQAAMAYNFNLLQAQNRGSPIPCSGVVHPSPLGVGQPSPDIDLQSDAVRNGKLEGCPKSEQTPERKNTEIKDKQGDFDTGRSLESQPDGIAGFPNAMLHRKDPSAGQRALNYHLAPPNPAFPTHPVSGRSLPQQCPVSRLPYRINQPQHPPMVQQSQLSPAFPGGGHSASFFSGNIAPHRAIQSPTLDVPESGSVEEMGGSIRTSVAHLGGHHPNLSQHHNRVSSFGEEGQDAPHSDGHDLRRPLALEVLNQQQQAARLGQWNEAAGPFLPGGVAFPLPQQNPHLAQSPMTRFSHPLHRAASWGLGANIEDDANSTGSPFNRYTGLLREIPQHESPETREASEIQPPPQSRLLQYRQSRASVDPSSSLAATSNHAGPFPSGPYHHESGRDHLNNNVLNNSALQQHTVGNPLYNSSCYQTPAHPASPPASQVKYLLQETQWSHGGGASVSPPQQSHLLGSQAHGLPYGLPIMAPPSRQEQVHLMQLHHQQQQQHHHQQQQQSQDQESYQSLSPRTSATTALHSVEEYEPRGPGRPLYQRRISSSYPDQPSLANSHNAMSQQSQSCAGDRNQDHLHPHIQQQQQQQQLQHQPPPYSYPSHELWPSNGGGPGPFQNIPCNGGGTVTHHRELLASKALRQMEEQVKAEPPAAQQTHPHTLNSLQHPGQFPPLMANKQQPQQAPAEPVQAAPNLNKAPTMSYASALRAPPKPRAIRPEQAKKNSDPLSLLQELTIGSSDGSNGYYSYFK; encoded by the exons ATGGCGGACAGGAGAGCGGAGAAATCATGTGAAGAAGCCAGCAGATCCTTAGTCAGGCGGGACTATGAGGCAGTAGTCAGCCATAGCACGGACACCTTGGCGGTCCTCGCTCCCCAAATCCAATCCACAGGCGCCCCACTCTCACCGAACCCGCCTTCCGGAAGCCTCCGCAATCGCGCCCTGCTTTACCGCATCGCTGCCTTTCTTCAGTTG AAAAAATACGATGAAGCAGATCAAGACTGCAAACATG TCCTGGCAGAAGATCGGACCGCGGGAGACAGTTTGCTCCAGGCCAGCTTGAACTCTATGCAGTTGGATGGCAGCCTGCAGGATGTGGCCAGCATCCTTTCTAAAGCCTTGTTTGGAGAGCCAACG AATGGCATCGTTGCAAAGGACATATCCAGATTAAAAATTCTGTTTTCAGAAATCGAG GCTATAAAGAAGAGTGAGATGGCACCTGAATACACAGATGACCAGGAGGAGG AGGTACAAGATGGCTGGCAGTTCAGGCCCCCTCCTCGAGGAGTCACCAGCAGTGAAGAGTACACACTCTGTAAAAG GTACTTGGAGCAGGGTCTGTGCCGGTATGGGGCCCAGTGTACGTCGGCCCACTCGCAGGAGGAGCTAATGGAATGGCAGAAACGCTACGCATCGCGCCTCATCCGTCTCAAACAACAGCAGGAGAGCAAACACTTCACTGAAAATTACATGGAGACActaattgagaagtggatgaacTCTCTGTCTCCAGAGAAAGTG CTTAGTGATTGTTTAGAAGGAGTCGCTGTTGAAACCAGCTCAAGCCTCTCTCTAACTGTCACCACCAAAAAATCCTTCCACTCTTGGACCTTCTCACTGCTCTGCAAG CCTCCCAGAAAGCTATATCGCATAGCCCTGCTCTACGATGCCCACAGACCACATTTTTCCATCACAGGAGTTTCTGCTGGGGAGCAGATCCAAACTGTGTCTGCTGGCTCTCAAGAATGGACTCCTCAAAAAGAAACTGCAG TGGCGGCAGACAATGGCATAGACTACTGTGTCTACAAGGTCACCGTGGACTTCACAACAGAGATCTTTGGCACCTTCAGACAGACAATAGTTTTTGACTTTGGCTCGGAGCCAGTGCTGATGCAACGAATCATGGTGGATGCTGCCTCTATTGAAG ATATTGAACATCTGATGGCAGCTAGACAGCAGCTCTTGATGACTGCCAAACGTTGGGACTCTTCCTGTAAGACTTTAGTTGGGTTCACACCTAATGAGACCATGTGTGATCTGGAGCGCAGCCTTCTTTCACGCTATCAAATCCCACTGTCGGCGGACCAGCTCTTTACTCAGTCAGTTCTGGACAAGACTCTGACCAGAGAAAACTACCAAGCCCGGCTCCATGACCTTCTCTATATAGAGGAGATTGCACAATTTAAAGAAGTTAGCaa GTTTAACATCAAAGTAAGCCTGCAGCTGGTATCCAGCTTCATGCTAACTGGCATTTCAGTTGGAGCCAAGTATGCCCAAAATGGACAACTTTTTGCACGTTTTAAACTTACAAAAACACTGTCTGAG GACACACTGGCTGGACGACTAGTGATGACCAAGGTGAATTCAGTTCTCTTCCTGCCTTTGGGCTTGGAGGGCTTCAGCAGCCAGCCTCCTCCTCCGGGGGTCAAAGAGCGCGTCTACGAAGCTGTGATTGAGGAGAAGACCAAGGAATACATCTTCCTCAGGATTTGCAAAGACTGCTGTGATGAACTTGGACTACTGCCTGACAGAAAACTCCAG GTGGAGCTCCAGTTCCAGCTGAACAGGCTTCCACTGTGCGAGATGCACTATGCCCTGGATCGCATCAAAGATAGTAAAGACAATAGCATTCTCTTCCCTGATGTAAGCCTTGTCCCGACCATCCCCTGGAGCCCTAACAG GCAGTGGGATGAGCAGCTGGATCCACGTCTGAATGCCAAGCAGAAAGAGGCCATTTTGGCCATCACGACCCCTGTCACTATCCCCCTGCCCCCAGTGCTCATTATTGGACCCTATGGCACTGGCAAGACATTCACTCTGGCACAGGCTGTCAAACACATCCTCCGCCAGGAAACTAGCAG GGTTCTGATCTGCACGCACTCCAACAGTGCAGCTGACCTTTACATTAAGGACTACCTTCATCCTTACGTTGAAGCAGGCAATCCACATGCCAGACCTCTCAG GGTATACTTTAGGAACCGCTGGGTGAAGACGGTCCACCCAGTGGTCCAGCAGTACTGTCTCATCGCCAACACACAAGTCACTTTTAAAATGCCAACAAGAGATGACATCCTCAGGCATCGTGTGGTTGTGGTCACCCTCAGCACTTCCCAGTACCTCTGCCAGCTTGACTTGGAACCTG GCCTGTTCACTCATATCTTGTTGGATGAAGCTGCCCAGGCCATGGAGTGTGAGACGATCATGCCTTTTGCCTTAGCTAGCAGTACCACCCGCATTGTGTTGGCTGGAGACCATATGCAG CTGAGTCCATTTGTGTACAGCGAGTTCGCCCGTGAGCGAAACCTGCACGTGTCCTTGTTGGACAGACTATATGAACACTACCCTTCAGAATTCCCGTGCCGCATCCTTCTGTGTGAGAACTACCGCTCCCATGAAGCTATCATCAA CTACACGTCAGAGTTGTTTTATGATGGCAAGCTGATGGCAAGTGGAAAGCAGCCCTGTCACAAAGATTTCTATCCTCTAACCTTCTTCACTGCACGAGGAGAAGATGTCCAGGAGAAGAACAGCACTGCCTACTACAACAATGCTGAG gTGTTTGAGATTGTGGAGCGTGTGGAGGAGTTACGCAAGAAGTGGCCGGTCGCTTGGGGAAAGCTTGATGAGGGCAGCATTGGAGTGGTTTCGCCGTATTCGGACCAGGTCTTTCGCATTCGGGCTGAGCTCCGAAAGAAGAGAATGCATGAAGTCAGTGTGGAAAGAGTGCTCAATGTCCAAG GTAAACAGTTCCGGGTCCTGTTCCTAAGCACGGTGCGGACACGGCATACCTGCAAGCGCAAACAAACGGCCATCAAGAGGAAGGAGCAGCTTGTGGAGGACTCCACTGAGGACCTGGACTATGGATTTTTGTCCAACTACAAGCTGCTCAACACAGCCATCACCAGAGCTCAGTCGCTGGTTGCGGTAGTGGGAGACCCAATTGCACTGTGCTCTGTTGGACGCTGCAG AAAGTTCTGGGAGCATTTTGTTTCCATCTGCCATGAAAACTCAAGCCTCCATGGCATCACCTTTGAGCAAATAAAGACCCAGTTAGAGGCCCTGGAGCTAAAGAAGACCTATGTTCTCAACCCTCTGGCTCCAGAATTCATCCCCCGTGCCCTCAGGCCCCTGCAAGGGCACCCGCCTTCACAGGCCCTACATCCCCACCACCATCCCCATCCTCAGCATGTGCAGACATCCTCCACTAAACAggcacagcagcagcaacagcagcagtcaCCACCTAAG GGCAAACATGCCAACCACACAGAGCACCTTCCACCTGAAGGTTATG TCCAGCCCAACCCAGCTGTTCTAATGGGAAACCCAATCCAGGCATTTACACCCCCCGTGGGTGCCGCCCCAGCTGGCTTGGGCAAGTCACCAAGTCCTGTTCAAAGGATAGACCCTCACACAGGCGCCAGCATCCTTTACGTTCCAGCAGTATATGGTGGAAACATGGTCATGCCTGTGCCACTTCCT TTGCCATGGCCAAGTTATCAGAACCGCTTTGCTGTTGACCCGCGAATCATGAGCCACCAGGCGGCCATGGCCTACAACTTCAACCTCTTGCAGGCCCAGAATCGAGGCTCTCCTATTCCTTGCAGTGGAGTGGTACATCCCTCTCCCCTTGGAGTGGGACAACCAAGCCCTGACATAGATCTACAGTCGGATGCAGTCAGAAATG GAAAACTAGAAGGATGTCCAAAGTCGGAGCAGACACCTGAGAGAAAAAACACAGAAATCAAGGATAAACAG GGCGATTTTGACACAGGTCGAAGTCTGGAATCACAGCCCGATGGTATAGCTGGTTTTCCAAATGCAATGCTTCACCGAAAAGACCCCTCGGCTGGTCAGAGAGCACTCAATTATCATCTGGCTCCACCCAACCCTGCCTTCCCAACACATCCTGTCAGTGGAAGATCTCTCCCCCAGCAGTGTCCGGTCTCAAGGCTCCCTTATCGGATCAACCAGCCGCAACATCCACCCATGGTCCAGCAGAGTCAGCTCAGCCCTGCCTTCCCTGGTGGGGGTCACAGCGCATCCTTCTTTAGTGGCAATATTGCCCCACATAGGGCAATCCAGTCTCCCACTTTAGATGTGCCAGAATCAGGAAGCGTTGAAGAGATGGGAGGCTCTATTAGGACTTCTGTGGCCCACCTGGGGGGTCACCACCCAAATCTATCACAACACCACAACAGAGTCAGTAGCTTTGGGGAGGAAGGACAAGATGCACCGCACTCAGATGGTCATG ATCTGCGAAGGCCCTTGGCTCTGGAGGTCCTGAACCAACAGCAGCAGGCTGCCAGGCTTGGCCAGTGGAATGAAGCAGCAGGCCCTTTCCTCCCAGGGGGTGTCGCCTTCCCCTTGCCCCAACAAAACCCCCACCTTGCTCAGTCACCCATGACTCGCTTTTCTCATCCGTTACACCGTGCAGCAAGTTGGGGCCTTGGTGCCAACATAGAGGATGATGCTAATTCCACTGGTTCACCTTTCAACAG GTACACAGGCCTCCTGAGAGAAATCCCCCAGCACGAGTCACCTGAAACCagggaagcaagtgaaattCAACCCCCTCCTCAGTCTCGCCTTCTCCAGTATCGCCAGTCCCGTGCCTCAGTTGACCCTTCATCTTCTTTAGCTGCTACTTCAAATCATGCTGGCCCATTTCCGTCTGGACCTTACCACCACGAAAGCGGACGCGATCACCTTAACAACAACGTTCTCAACAACTCAGCTCTGCAGCAGCATACCGTTGGAAATCCTCTTTATAATAGCAGTTGCTATCAAACACCAGCGCACCCTGCCAGTCCCCCTGCATCACAGGTCAAATACCTTTTGCAGGAGACCCAGTGGTCCCATGGTGGAGGCGCATCCGTGAGCCCGCCACAACAGAGCCACCTGTTAGGTAGCCAGGCCCACGGCCTTCCATACGGACTGCCCATCATGGCACCACCCAGCAGGCAGGAGCAAGTCCATTTGATGCAGCTTcaccatcagcagcagcagcaacatcatcatcagcagcagcagcaaagtcaAGACCAGGAGTCCTACCAGTCATTGTCACCCAGAACATCTGCAACCACTGCCCTGCACAGTGTAGAGGAG TATGAACCCAGAGGTCCTGGTCGGCCCCTGTATCAGCGCCGCATTTCTTCCAGCTATCCAGATCAACCCTCACTTGCCAATAGCCACAATGCCATGTCCCAGCAGTCCCAGTCCTGTGCAGGAGACAGAAATCAGGACCACCTCCATCCGCAcattcagcagcagcagcagcagcagcagctgcagcaccaACCCCCTCCCTACAGCTACCCCTCACATGAGCTCTGGCCCAGTAACGGTGGTGGTCCCGGTCCATTCCAGAACATTCCATGTAATGGAGGTGGGACCGTCACTCATCATCGGGAACTTCTAG CTTCCAAGGCCCTCCGTCAGATGGAGGAGCAGGTAAAAGCAGAGCCACCGGCAGCACAgcaaacacacccacacacgctAAACTCCCTTCAGCACCCTGGACAGTTCCCGCCCCTCATGGCCAACAAGCAGCAGCCACAACAGGCTCCTGCAGAGCCCGTTCAGGCAGCTCCAAATCTAAACAAAGCACCTACTATGTCCTATGCCAGTGCTCTCCGTGCTCCGCCCAAACCACGAGCGATTCGACCTGAGCAGGCCAAAAAGAACAGCGACCCACTCTCGCTCCTGCAGGAGCTCACTATAGGGAGTTCAGATGGTAGCAATGGCTACTATTCCTACTTCAAATGA